A window of Lemur catta isolate mLemCat1 chromosome Y, mLemCat1.pri, whole genome shotgun sequence contains these coding sequences:
- the LOC123629103 gene encoding eukaryotic translation initiation factor 2 subunit 3, X-linked isoform X1, with product MAEREAGVTLGQPHLSRQDLSTLDVTKLTPLSHEVISRQATINIGTIGHVAHGKSTVVKAISGVHTVRFKNELERNITIKLGYANAKIYKLDDSSCPRPECYRSCGSSTPDEFPTDIPGTKGNFRLVRHVSFVDCPGHDILMATMLNGAAVMDAALLLIAGNESCPQPQTSEHLAAIEIMKLKHILILQNKIDLVKESQAKEQYEQILAFVQGTVAEGAPIIPISAQLKYNIEIVCEYIVKKIPVPPRDFTSEPRLIVIRSFDVNKPGCEVDDLKGGVAGGSILKGVLKVGQEIEVRPGIVSKDSEGKLMCKPIFSKIMSLFAEHNTLQYAAPGGLIGVGTKIDPTLCRADRMVGQVLGAVGNLPEIFTELEISYFLLRRLLGVRTEGDKKAAKVQKLSKNEVLMVNIGSLSTGGRVSAVKADLGKIVLTNPVCTEVGEKIALSRRVEKHWRLIGWGQIRRGVTIKPTVDDD from the exons ATGGCTGAGCGGGAGGCTGGAGTGACTCTAGGGCAGCCGCATCTTTCGCGCCAAGATCTTTCTACCTTG GATGTTACCAAGTTGACTCCACTGTCACACGAAGTTATCAGCAGACAAGCCACAATTAACATAG gTACTATTGGTCATGTTGCTCATGGAAAATCCACTGTTGTAAAAGCTATTTCTGGTGTTCACACTGTCAGGTTCAAAAATGAACTGGAAAGAAATATTACCATAAAGCTTGGATATGCAAATGCCAAG atttataaactAGATGACTCAAGTTGTCCTCGGCCAGAATGTTATAGATCCTGTGGAAGTAGTACACCTGATGAGTTTCCTACAGACATTCCAGGGACCAAAGGGAACTTCAGACTAGTCAG ACATGTTTCCTTTGTTGATTGTCCTGGTCATGATATTTTGATGGCTACTATGCTGAATGGTGCAGCAGTGATGGATGCAGCTCTTCTGTTGATAG CCGGTAATGAGTCTTGTcctcaacctcaaacttctgaacACCTGGCTGCCATAGAAATTATGAAGTTGAAACATATTTtgattctacaaaataaaattgatttggtAAAAGAAAGCCAGGCTAAAGAACAGTATGAACAGATCCTTGCATTTGTACAAG GTACGGTAGCAGAAGGGGCTCCCATTATTCCAATTTCTGCTCAGCTGAAATACAATATTGAAATTGTCTGTGAGTATATAGTAAAGAAAATTCCAGTACCTCCAAGAGATTTTACTTCAGAACCTCGACTTATTG TCATTAGGTCCTTTGATGTTAACAAACCTGGCTGTGAAGTTGACGATCTTAAAGGGGGTGTAGCTGGTGGTAGTATTTTAAAAGGAGTGTTAAAg GTGGGCCAGGAGATAGAAGTCAGACCTGGTATTGTTTCCAAAGACAGTGAAGGAAAACTCATGTGTAAACCAATCTTTTCCAAAATTATGTCACTTTTTGCAGAACACAATACTCTTCAGTATGCTGCTCCAGGGGGACTTATTG gAGTTGGAACAAAAATTGATCCAACATTGTGCCGTGCTGACAGAATGGTAGGACAGGTGCTTGGTGCAGTTGGAAATTTACCTGAGATCTTCACAGAACTAGAAATTTCCTATTTTCTGCTTAGACGACTTCTAGGTGTACGTACAGAAGGAGACAAAAAAGCAGCAAAG GTACAAAAGCTGTCCAAGAATGAAGTTCTCATGGTAAACATAGGATCCCTGTCTACTGGAGGAAGAGTTAGTGCAGTCAAAGCTGACTTGGGTAAAATTGTTCTGACTAATCCGGTGTGCACAGAAGTAGGAGAAAAAATCGCCCTTAGCAGAagagttgagaaacactggcG TTTAATTGGTTGGGGTCAGATAAGAAGAGGAGTGACCATCAAGCCAACAGTAGACGATGACTGA
- the LOC123629103 gene encoding eukaryotic translation initiation factor 2 subunit 3, X-linked isoform X2: MAEREAGVTLGQPHLSRQDLSTLDVTKLTPLSHEVISRQATINIGTIGHVAHGKSTVVKAISGVHTVRFKNELERNITIKLGYANAKIYKLDDSSCPRPECYRSCGSSTPDEFPTDIPGTKGNFRLVRHVSFVDCPGHDILMATMLNGAAVMDAALLLIAGNESCPQPQTSEHLAAIEIMKLKHILILQNKIDLVKESQAKEQYEQILAFVQGTVAEGAPIIPISAQLKYNIEIVCEYIVKKIPVPPRDFTSEPRLIVIRSFDVNKPGCEVDDLKGGVAGGSILKGVLKVGQEIEVRPGIVSKDSEGKLMCKPIFSKIMSLFAEHNTLQYAAPGGLIGVGTKIDPTLCRADRMVGQVLGAVGNLPEIFTELEISYFLLRRLLGVRTEGDKKAAKVQKLSKNEVLMVNIGSLSTGGRVSAVKADLGKIVLTNPVCTEVGEKIALSRRVEKHWRKELRIDWLLLHGVALDRW; encoded by the exons ATGGCTGAGCGGGAGGCTGGAGTGACTCTAGGGCAGCCGCATCTTTCGCGCCAAGATCTTTCTACCTTG GATGTTACCAAGTTGACTCCACTGTCACACGAAGTTATCAGCAGACAAGCCACAATTAACATAG gTACTATTGGTCATGTTGCTCATGGAAAATCCACTGTTGTAAAAGCTATTTCTGGTGTTCACACTGTCAGGTTCAAAAATGAACTGGAAAGAAATATTACCATAAAGCTTGGATATGCAAATGCCAAG atttataaactAGATGACTCAAGTTGTCCTCGGCCAGAATGTTATAGATCCTGTGGAAGTAGTACACCTGATGAGTTTCCTACAGACATTCCAGGGACCAAAGGGAACTTCAGACTAGTCAG ACATGTTTCCTTTGTTGATTGTCCTGGTCATGATATTTTGATGGCTACTATGCTGAATGGTGCAGCAGTGATGGATGCAGCTCTTCTGTTGATAG CCGGTAATGAGTCTTGTcctcaacctcaaacttctgaacACCTGGCTGCCATAGAAATTATGAAGTTGAAACATATTTtgattctacaaaataaaattgatttggtAAAAGAAAGCCAGGCTAAAGAACAGTATGAACAGATCCTTGCATTTGTACAAG GTACGGTAGCAGAAGGGGCTCCCATTATTCCAATTTCTGCTCAGCTGAAATACAATATTGAAATTGTCTGTGAGTATATAGTAAAGAAAATTCCAGTACCTCCAAGAGATTTTACTTCAGAACCTCGACTTATTG TCATTAGGTCCTTTGATGTTAACAAACCTGGCTGTGAAGTTGACGATCTTAAAGGGGGTGTAGCTGGTGGTAGTATTTTAAAAGGAGTGTTAAAg GTGGGCCAGGAGATAGAAGTCAGACCTGGTATTGTTTCCAAAGACAGTGAAGGAAAACTCATGTGTAAACCAATCTTTTCCAAAATTATGTCACTTTTTGCAGAACACAATACTCTTCAGTATGCTGCTCCAGGGGGACTTATTG gAGTTGGAACAAAAATTGATCCAACATTGTGCCGTGCTGACAGAATGGTAGGACAGGTGCTTGGTGCAGTTGGAAATTTACCTGAGATCTTCACAGAACTAGAAATTTCCTATTTTCTGCTTAGACGACTTCTAGGTGTACGTACAGAAGGAGACAAAAAAGCAGCAAAG GTACAAAAGCTGTCCAAGAATGAAGTTCTCATGGTAAACATAGGATCCCTGTCTACTGGAGGAAGAGTTAGTGCAGTCAAAGCTGACTTGGGTAAAATTGTTCTGACTAATCCGGTGTGCACAGAAGTAGGAGAAAAAATCGCCCTTAGCAGAagagttgagaaacactggcG aAAGGAACTGAGAATTGATTGGCTTCTGCTTCACGGGGTTGCACTTGATAGATGGTGA